CATGGACAGATATGTTGCCTCTTGCGATTAAAAATATAGACTATAATTGGCGCATGTGGCTTGCCGTTGGATTATCTATCTTTGGACTGGGGGTTATTCTTGCTGAATTGTACAATGCGGTTATATCTGTTTTGCCAATGCCAGATATATTTCAGGACATCTTTCATCAATCGATCGGAAAACAAACATCTTATCTATCAGCCTTATTTGCCGCAGTTGTGATAGCACCCCTTACTGAAGAGGTCGTTTTTAGAGGCATTATCTTGAGAGGTTTATTGGCACATTGTACTCAAAATCGGGCGATTGTTTGGTCGGCAATTTTATTTGGTTTAATACATCTGAATCCGTGGCAATTTCCAGGGGCTTTTGTATTAGGGCTTGTCTTTGCCTATTGGGTCATCAAAGCGGGGTCTTTGTGGCCTGCAATTTGGGGACACGCTCTGAACAATTTTCTGGCCACAACATTTCTGCATTTCGATGTACCGGGTTTTCCAGTTCCAGAAGATTTTAATGTTGTGGTTCACAATCCGTGGTGGTTGAATGTATGTGGACCGATATTGGCTGTTCTTGGGTTGTGGTGGTTTTATCAGGTGGCGAAACGCGAAAAAACAGGTCACCGTGAGGCGGAGGTTGAACTTGAAGAAACTTTAGGATGCGATAATTGAGAAGGATATGTGCTGATCCACACAGTACAGTAGAGAAAGTTAAAAAATGAATCTTTCGCATTTTTTCATTAAAAACTCGGTTCGGTCACAATCTGTTCACTTTCCCTTTGGAGGTGTTGTGTTTCAACAGGGGCAAGAAGGTGAGGCGTTTTACATTGTGCAGTCTGGACGGTTGCGGGTGATGAAGCAGGATGGGAATGGCGATTCGATGACCGTGGGCTATCTGTATGCGGGTGATCATTTTGGCGAAGGGGCATTGTTGACCCGGCAAGGGCATCGGGCAACGGTACGAGCGGTTGAGGATGCGGATGTGTTGCAGGTGCCGAAGGACGAGTTTTTTAAGGCTGTGAGAAAAAGTTCTGACGTACGGGCGTATCTTGAGGAGCAG
The sequence above is a segment of the Gemmatimonadota bacterium genome. Coding sequences within it:
- a CDS encoding type II CAAX endopeptidase family protein, with the translated sequence MTYPNLKQSVWLLVLYIFIAFGLTILIDIIGAIIDEPLHEYDYSFWLLSLVKFVLILCYISHRTGRTWTDMLPLAIKNIDYNWRMWLAVGLSIFGLGVILAELYNAVISVLPMPDIFQDIFHQSIGKQTSYLSALFAAVVIAPLTEEVVFRGIILRGLLAHCTQNRAIVWSAILFGLIHLNPWQFPGAFVLGLVFAYWVIKAGSLWPAIWGHALNNFLATTFLHFDVPGFPVPEDFNVVVHNPWWLNVCGPILAVLGLWWFYQVAKREKTGHREAEVELEETLGCDN
- a CDS encoding cyclic nucleotide-binding domain-containing protein, translating into MNLSHFFIKNSVRSQSVHFPFGGVVFQQGQEGEAFYIVQSGRLRVMKQDGNGDSMTVGYLYAGDHFGEGALLTRQGHRATVRAVEDADVLQVPKDEFFKAVRKSSDVRAYLEEQ